A part of Sporichthyaceae bacterium genomic DNA contains:
- a CDS encoding anthranilate synthase component I, with translation MTATDGTLTPDLDRFRELAAGRRVIPVARRLLADGETPVGLYRKLAGERPGTFLLESAEHGRVWGRYSFVGVRSPAMLTEQDGAARWIGTPPVGVPTEGDPLQALRNTVEWLHTEPLDSAGLPPLTGGMVGFIGYDAVRRLERLPDKAVDDLQLPELAMMLATDLAVLDHEDGSVILIANAVNWDGSDAGVDAAYHAAAARLEVMTADLARPDAPTAAVFDDGVVPEYTCGTSREDYMAAVRSAVEEIYAGEAFQIVVSQRFAMPTAASALNIYRVLRLSNPSPYLYLLRFPGPDGTTDGGFDVIGSSPEALVKVNAGRAMLHPIAGTRPRGANPEVDAALAADLLADPKERAEHLMLVDLGRNDLGRVCAPGSVEVVDFMSIERYSHVMHIVSTVVGKLAPGRSAFDVLAACFPAGTLSGAPKPRAMEIIEELEPTRRGLYGGVVGYLDFAGELDTAIAIRTALLRGGVAYVQAGAGIVADSDPATEDQECRNKAAAVLRAIAVAATLRAAR, from the coding sequence ATGACCGCGACCGACGGCACGCTGACCCCCGACCTGGACCGGTTTCGGGAGTTGGCCGCCGGTCGCCGGGTGATCCCGGTGGCCCGCCGACTGCTCGCCGACGGGGAGACGCCGGTCGGGCTCTACCGCAAGTTGGCGGGCGAACGCCCGGGCACCTTCTTGCTGGAGTCCGCCGAACACGGCCGGGTGTGGGGGCGTTATTCCTTCGTCGGGGTGCGCAGCCCGGCCATGCTCACCGAGCAGGACGGGGCCGCGCGCTGGATCGGTACCCCGCCGGTCGGCGTGCCCACCGAGGGCGACCCGTTGCAGGCGCTGCGGAACACGGTGGAGTGGCTGCACACCGAGCCGTTGGACTCCGCGGGGCTGCCGCCACTGACCGGGGGGATGGTCGGGTTCATCGGCTACGACGCGGTGCGCCGGCTGGAACGGCTGCCCGACAAGGCCGTCGATGACCTGCAGTTGCCCGAGCTGGCGATGATGCTGGCCACCGACCTCGCAGTGCTCGACCACGAGGACGGCTCGGTGATCCTCATCGCGAACGCGGTGAACTGGGACGGCTCCGACGCCGGGGTGGACGCGGCCTACCACGCCGCGGCAGCCCGGCTGGAGGTGATGACCGCCGACCTGGCCCGTCCGGACGCACCCACCGCGGCAGTGTTCGACGACGGGGTGGTGCCCGAATACACCTGCGGGACGTCCCGCGAGGACTACATGGCGGCGGTGCGGTCCGCGGTCGAGGAGATCTACGCCGGCGAGGCGTTCCAGATCGTCGTCTCGCAGCGCTTCGCGATGCCCACCGCGGCCAGCGCGTTGAACATCTACCGGGTGCTGCGGCTGTCCAACCCCAGCCCCTATCTCTATCTGCTGCGCTTCCCGGGCCCGGACGGCACGACTGATGGTGGGTTCGACGTGATCGGGTCCAGCCCGGAGGCGCTGGTGAAGGTCAACGCGGGCCGAGCCATGCTGCACCCGATCGCCGGCACCCGGCCGCGCGGTGCGAACCCGGAGGTCGACGCGGCGCTGGCCGCGGATCTGTTGGCCGATCCCAAGGAACGCGCCGAGCACCTGATGTTGGTCGATCTCGGCCGCAATGACCTGGGCCGGGTCTGCGCGCCGGGCAGCGTCGAGGTCGTCGACTTCATGTCCATCGAGCGGTACTCCCACGTCATGCACATCGTGTCCACGGTGGTCGGCAAGCTCGCGCCGGGAAGGTCCGCATTCGACGTACTGGCAGCGTGTTTCCCTGCGGGCACGCTGTCCGGGGCGCCCAAGCCACGGGCGATGGAAATCATCGAGGAACTCGAACCGACCCGGCGCGGTCTGTACGGCGGGGTCGTCGGATATTTGGATTTCGCCGGCGAGTTGGACACCGCCATCGCCATCCGCACCGCGTTGCTGCGCGGCGGGGTGGCCTACGTCCAGGCCGGTGCGGGCATCGTGGCCGACTCCGACCCGGCCACCGAGGACCAGGAATGCCGCAACAAGGCGGCTGCGGTGCTGCGTGCGATTGCCGTCGCCGCGACGTTGCGTGCCGCCCGCTGA
- the hisI gene encoding phosphoribosyl-AMP cyclohydrolase — MSAPAIPVSDLDPAIATRLKRDANGLIAAIAQQWDTGEVLMLGWMDDEALHRTLTSGRVTYFSRSRQSYWVKGETSGHRQWVRSVTLDCDGDALLIQVDQEGPACHTGTRTCFDDGALPAVTLDGRTAPHDVEASGPTMAP, encoded by the coding sequence ATGTCCGCTCCTGCCATCCCCGTCTCCGACCTGGATCCGGCCATCGCCACCCGGCTCAAGCGTGATGCGAACGGCCTGATCGCGGCCATCGCCCAGCAATGGGACACCGGCGAGGTGCTGATGCTGGGCTGGATGGACGACGAGGCGCTGCACCGCACGCTCACCTCCGGCCGGGTCACCTACTTCAGCCGCAGCCGGCAGTCGTACTGGGTGAAGGGGGAGACTTCCGGGCACCGGCAGTGGGTGCGGTCGGTGACCCTGGACTGTGACGGGGACGCGTTGTTGATTCAGGTCGACCAGGAGGGCCCGGCCTGCCACACCGGTACCCGCACGTGTTTCGACGACGGCGCGCTGCCGGCGGTCACGTTGGACGGCCGGACAGCGCCGCATGATGTCGAGGCCTCCGGCCCGACAATGGCCCCATGA
- a CDS encoding Trp biosynthesis-associated membrane protein, which yields MAVPPGSPPPTDRTNGRRELVAALSGCVLGAGLVLFAADRPWVHARAVQGSLQVPLSVRGGSLQPITPAFAVVGLAGALGLVATRGVLRQLIGVLVCAGGVVAAVAALGSVHPGAPELADRAGAALGTASGTASAIGHTGWGWVAVLGSVVFALAGAAAAVRGPRWPGMSARYESPVAAAPRAATVEDSTLEQWRALDRGEDPTL from the coding sequence ATGGCTGTGCCGCCCGGTTCACCGCCCCCGACCGACCGGACGAACGGCCGTCGCGAATTGGTGGCGGCGTTGTCCGGGTGCGTGCTCGGTGCCGGCCTCGTGCTGTTCGCGGCGGATCGGCCGTGGGTGCATGCCCGGGCCGTGCAGGGTTCCTTGCAGGTGCCGCTATCGGTGCGTGGCGGGTCATTGCAGCCGATCACCCCGGCGTTCGCGGTGGTCGGGTTGGCCGGGGCGTTGGGGCTGGTGGCCACCCGCGGTGTGCTGCGTCAATTGATCGGCGTGTTGGTATGCGCGGGCGGGGTGGTGGCGGCGGTGGCCGCACTTGGTTCGGTGCATCCCGGCGCGCCGGAACTGGCGGATCGCGCGGGTGCCGCGTTGGGCACGGCCTCGGGTACCGCGAGCGCTATCGGGCACACCGGGTGGGGATGGGTAGCCGTGCTCGGGTCGGTGGTGTTCGCGCTGGCCGGCGCGGCAGCGGCGGTGCGCGGCCCGCGTTGGCCCGGTATGTCCGCGCGTTACGAGAGCCCCGTTGCGGCTGCGCCGCGCGCCGCGACGGTGGAGGATTCGACATTGGAGCAGTGGCGGGCGTTGGACCGCGGTGAGGATCCGACGTTGTGA